CTGTGGTGCTGGTGTATGTCACGTCTACAGGATGCGTGTGGGGCTGGGGGGGTTCTTTCGTGTGGTTTTACATATAGTAGTAAGGACTGTGTATagatgagaaataaaaatgtgaccTAAATTGAGAAGAGATTCGGACTCAGTTCTCACTCTAAGgttgtgttttgattttaaGGTGCTCATAGGTAGATCATAGTTAGATGGATGACAGTAGAGAGGCTTTGTTTTCTGAGCTGCATAACTTGTCTTGGATACAAGCGGAGGCACATACCATTGGCAACGTAGGTGATCTTACAAAGGATGTTGTCTCTGCTGATTTCTTTATCTCCCTCAGGCGGGCTGACCAGTGTTTGGCAAATCATGGCAACATTGATTTTTGCACGAACACACCTGTTCGTGGGCtgagagcaaaacaaaaaatggtTATGAAAACATCTCACTGTAGTAGATTTGAGAGACTGACTGTTGTGAAGAGGTTGAAAATCATTGTTTCCCCCATTTAGGCTGAAAAAGAGTCAGACATGTTCTGAAGTTCAGTTCCCTGAAATTTCCAAAAGGTGTTGTTCATGTAAACGCAAGTGTCCGAGTACCTGCCAGGCCCCtacaaaaatgacagaaaatatcTGAGTGAAGAATGTACAGCTACCAAGTGTGTGCTGGAAGAATAGAATCTCAGGATGAACAAGAGGTGctatacacgtagaagacgtaGACAATGTCAACTTGAAAAGACAAGGTTCAAAAGCTTTTGGAGGCTAGGGGCCGACAGTTGAAGTAAAATGCAaacaataactttttttttggaCTTCATGTTTGAAAACTGTTTTTTGAACAAACCCTTGTTTGACTGAGGGATAATTGCAGTTATGCATCTTCAAACTATAACAGTACCAATTAAAAGGTATGAAATTAGGAAAAGTAGCACGTTCATAGAAATGTATTTCAACAACCGGACGCTCATGTTCGATACTGTGTGGTAAGATTAGGTGTAATGCAGTCAGTCATCTTACAAGGGCATTGTCGTGGTCCACAGAGAAGTTGCAAACCAGCCACGTGTCTGGGTCATTTTCATTTGTTGCCATGATCTTCCTCATGGCTGACAGGTAGAGCACATCTCTCTGAGAGGCAGGCCACACTCTCTGAAAAACAAGCATCGGTAACATCAGTCAGGCTTAAAGATTATTACTGATCAATTGTGCAACACGGTTTAAAAACATCAACCAACATTGAGAATATTCACCTTGTGTGTCTGGTAAACTATGACAGCATTATCAGAGAGTGTTTCCACAACGTTGAAATTTTCAATGgtagctgtgggaggaagagcTCAGTCAGGCCACAACATTATAACAGAATGTGTGGATATGATGGTCATGACTGAAATAGTGAACTTACTTTCCCAGTCCATTCGGACATCTGTTTCCCAGAAGTAATGGCAGACCTCGTGTCCTGTCACCCCCTTCACAGAATGTGTAGCTTTTAGAGGATCCAGGACGATAccgttctcctccacctctctcctgtACACCTGTTCCACACAGGGCAGAGCAGGAGACAGAACAGATTAGTTTAACAAAGAGTTTCACCTGATGCTTCACAAACGTAAAAAAAACTCGATGTGCATTTAGTTTATCAATTTCAAAGAGACAAtggataaatgaaacatttattgaatACATTTGGTTTTAGCCCAGTAAACTAGATGACTGGAGACAAAGACACCATAAACGGAGgtgctctctcacctcgctgccTTATCAAATTAGCACATTCACCTGAGTGTCATATTTCCATCACAGCTGATCGGAGCCAGACTGATGCAAATCATCTGTCTGTGCTTAAACTGAAACCTCAGTGCCTGAGCTTGAAATACTCAAAAAGGGAAATGATTAGCTTCTCTATACACTCAccttcatctctccctcttctaTTACCAACTGCCAGTTGGCATCTCCACCCATATCCTGAAGAGAGTAAGTCATATGATTCTGCACATTCTCCTCCACCTAAGAGATGGACAGATATTGATTAAAATCACATGTTAGATACTCTTTTGCTATTCTGTCCATTGGAGGACATGCTTTCCAACTGGTTTTGATAACTACATgggttcaaacagaaaaaatatttccCTTTCAGAATCTTAAGAATTCTTTGAGAAAGGAAGCCACTGGgcaatatacaaataaatattgaatacACAATCCTGCCAAGGGTTTGTTATTCAACATCCCAACGATGCTTTAAGAACACAGTGTATAACCAGTCTGGATTCATGCCTGCACATGCTGTGGAAGTAATGCAAGGTAAGAACAAGGCGGAAATGAAAAGGTTCACTAGATTCCAGCCATGCAACATAAGACTTCTATCAGTGAGATGACGACAACCATTATGTGATGAAGACAAACCACAAAGTCTCTCAAGCAATACAACTTTGTCCAGTTAGTCTTTTAGTGCATCACATCATACTATACTCTTATAGACATGGGTGTAAAACACTACTATAAACAAAGGACTAAAAGCACATGGATTGTCTGAGATCCTGGAGAGACTGGTTAGTAGACATTCTCATGCATTCTCCGACTGTGGTTTAAAAGCAGTAGGTCTTTCTGCATCCCGCTGCAGACAGAGGTGATCTCTGTTGACCAAATACAGTACCTGAGTGCTGAATCTGTGAATGTCATCCGAAGCACTTATTAGCTCAACGGAGGACAGGGAAGAAGAGTGGCTATTGGGCTGTGCACCAAAAAAGAGGTtcgaaagagagagaaataagaaaCAGAACCTAAAGAGTTGCTGCTGCAGCAAACCAGAGCAAACAATCACAACCTGCCCAACTAACATTTCACACAGACACGTAATGTTAATCTTAAAATATAGCAAATATAGCACAAAAATCATTGTGTGTGACCACATGAAGCTGAAGGACATATTATAAGTAAATGTTATCGAAGCATCAATTTAGAGAACAACGTGGGAAACATGTTGAGCACCTTGTTGGCATATCGGTGTGTGCCGATGGTGGAGTAGGCGTCTCCGGGAGTAACTGAGGAGGGTCGAGATATCCTGACCTTCTCTGACTGGCACTGAGGGACACAGAAGAGGAGTGTGGTAAGAGATATTaggaagacacacactgaacaacaAATACATGAAAGAtctctgtgtgtaatgtgtggAACTGTGCTCAAGTATTTTTTCCagaagcagaaagagaaagatgaggaTGGTAGGAACAACACAATAAGGATTCTAAggtaaatgtataaatgttttatacatTAAAACTAAAGAGGACATTATGATTGTGCAAACAATTTTTAATCTTCATCAAACCTGCTCCTCTATCTTGTCTTGTCTGTCCAGTGCAGCTTCCACCGCATCAAAGAACTCATCTTCATTGATAAGACTGTTAGGACCCTCCTGTTCAGatgcaacaataaaaacatgttgtaTGATTTGTAGAACATCCCATGGGAACAGCCCTAATCAAAGAGTATCGGTTCAACTAATAGGACAAAGTGATAACATGACTCTACTGTCGTTTTACCATTTCAAATTCATTCAAATCGATCTAGTTTGACCTCATACCTCATAGTCTGGGCCTCCATAGTGGGACTTCTTCTTCAGTTCATGCATAGCACACTTGTAAGCATCTTctaccctcctcctcttctccagttcctacacacagacacagacataacAGTGCAGTACGGTTACAATAAACGACTGTGAAAGCATGCAACATAGACGCCAATTAAAATATCTGTGTTGCGGTTAAAAGAGGTCAGCTTATCCTTTACATTCTGAAAATAAACATAACGACTTCAGTGTTGTAGAGCCAGAAAATCTGTGCCACAGTGACAATGCTCCTTTCATCAGATCACAGCTGATAAAGAGTTAAGGAGGAAGAGATGTCTGCCCTTCACAAACGCTCTTCACATTTATACTAAATGTTCCATTTCCTGTAAGATGTAACTAAACCTCCCTTCATGAAAACATAAACCAACAAATTAACTGCCAGATAAACTGCATCAAATATCTATTACGTAAAAGCACGAGGAGCTAATGCATTAGCTATGAAGACTTGGCTCTGGTGAGTCCACTGAACTctgctgagaaaataaaaagagttCACATTTCAGACAACTTAGTCCCACTGGGATAAAAGCAAGAGCAAACTGAAGCAGTTGTGTCTAAAAGTCCAATGTAAGAGTAAAAAATACCTCTTACCAGACAAGGCTTCAATAGAGGGAAaccagacagaaagagacacaaacagagtcTAAAGGAAGGTGTGGACATGTAACACTTGCCACAAAATAAACAGAGGGTGATCCTGTCGTCAGATGAGTGAAAAAGACAGACGGAGACATACTGCAAACAAGTGGCTGCCCGTCTGTAGGGGGATCCATCTCTGTGCCTGGTACTTGAGCAGCTCTGTCCTCTTTCGTAGCGAGGGCTTCCATAAACTCCGAGATGTCATTTTTGCTTTCTGTACAAATCTGAGCCGGCGTATCCTGTTCCTTTAAGTCTGTGTTTTGTTAGCGATTTCTATTTCCCTACTCCATATTTGCAGctaaacttcacacacacacacacacataaccagGCAGAGTTAAGAGTGAAGCAGTTTCACCTGAGCGTTCTAGCTGACTGACAGAGAGCTTCTCAGCTTTTGTGAGTTTTAGGGTTGGGCagcacaccttcacacacaagACATAAAAAGTAAAGAAACTGGTCTGACAACATCAGCTGAGCTGATCAGGATGTAAGCATAAGCGGCTCGAAAGGGCGTAACTTTACAGACAAGGCACAAGGTGTGGAGAAGTGTTTAGGGAACTtcaaacaggtaaaaaaaaaattaaaagctcATTATAGGAAACAGGTGCAGTTTGTGAAAATAATGTGATTAATTACAGCAATTATTGTTACATttgtaaaacaacaatttttaCCTCGAGGATCCTTTCCTCTTTCTTAATGCTGGCTAACACAGATGATCTTTTTTAAGACCATCCTGCTTCATTTACCGACAGATCTGAACTACATCCTATGAAATCAAGGGTCGTCAAACATTAATACAGCCAGTacatttgaaatataaatataatcaatAGAGATCACCAGAAACCCATATTTGAATCTTTCCAAAACATCCACTGGGTGTTGACCACAACCTTGTTACCTTAAGGACAAAATATAAAACTCTTGCTCATAATAACCAACTTGTTAAAGACAATAGAAGCAACAATTACTGTAGCTTGTCAGTCTGTGACACAAAGCACCGCCTGCTGACACGCCCACTCAGGAAACTGCCGATGACACTTCAGGgtgacatttcttttatttacctTGTCCAATCTCTTCTGCCAGCTGTCCTCTCGTTTGACCATGAGTTCGATGCAGTGGGACAGGGTGGACAGGATTCCAGCTGTTGTGGCCTTGAAGGTAATGGCCTCCCCCTTAAAGTCTATTCCGTTCATGCCTTTGGGGCTGGCAGGAGCAAACACTGGCACAGACCAAATGAAAAAATGTTGGGGCTTTCTCATGGTTTgattacaaataaacaaactattAGCAGGCCAAGCAAATGAAACAATGAATATTTGTATCTGCAGGATAACTCACGTTTTTCTTTGCTGCCATTGTTGTTGTGATTATATCCACCATCAGGTCTTGTAGTGGTAGGAAAGTCATCGTCATCATCCTCAACTATTGGTATGAAAACAACAGCAATCTTAGATCCATCTTCTATTTATAAACCAACTTAACCATGATAGAAGATAACATGAACACCTAAACCTGGACATATATCGAAAAGCATAATGTTtgtacatttacacatattCAACAGGATTAGTAGACATTGTAACTTTTTCTCCCCTCCAAATTTGACAATTGATCAGACAATCCGAAATTTTCTAAAAAAAGTGTCTTTCAGATTTAATTACAGGTTGGTTTAAGCCACATGAGACCAAAGTCgatataaaagtgttttttatggcCACAGAAAGGTTCTGACAGAGATTACACAGCTCACAAAGTGCCCTGTAAGTGAATattgatttttgtttctttttcaatgATCCCTATCTATCTACTCTTCTCCTACTCTTATACAGCATTTCCTTtgctagaaaaaaaaagatactaaCGCCACCATGTCCACAGAATTTTAAACATAAGCATTTGTGGGTTATAATATCTgttttgttaaagaaaaaaattataaatttataCCTATGTAAATACTTTGAAAATAAATCTCGGACAAGATACAAGCAATACAAGTATTTATAGCACAGGTTACCTCTGTCTCTGTGAAATTCATCTTTGGAGACGACATCAGCACAGGAGTCAAAGTATTTCTGCAGGGTGTCCACTTGTCTGCACAGAATGTCCCGGAAAGTCTCCATTTCTGATAGTTTCTCATGCAGCCGGTGGCCCTTCTgtgcagaaacaaagagaagagcagAGATGCAAACAACAACTAAAGTAAAAAGTCAACAAAAGGCAGTCTAAGGAAAGAGTAATTTCAGTTAAACTGCGTCAACCATATACGACAATGATGTGAATATCATAAGAAATAGTACAAAAtgctaattataattaataatataattattaacacTAACACAGTAATGTTACCAGCTTGTCTTGCTCAACTATGTAATTTACCTTGAAGGAGGATGCGGATGTGGCAGACAAGGCACTGGCTGCAGAGGTGAGAGACAACATGGAACCATGACGCCTCAGACTGGTTTCTGAACCATAACCAGACTCAGCCTGAAACCCAGACAAggcacaaagagggagagaatagAGGAAAGAGTGAGTATCATGATggaaaatttgaataaagagaggagaaaatatgtgtggagagaggagaaacaaaGAGGGGAGGATAGAAATTCAGTAAgagctgaaaacacatttaacaaTCTGCCAAATAAAAAGGTCTTATGACAGAGGTAAAGTGAGATCAATTTTATCAGTCGGCAGCAGTGAGTAATGCTGAGCAGCATCAGATCAGGGCCTacacctacacaaacacagtctgtCCAAagggacaaacagacaaacacaacacaaccagacCTGATACTCGTGGTAATAAATCAAACTGAATCCAATAGTGGACAGATCAAAGCTTGATTAGAGACTTTCTGAGGGAAACATCTATACTGGGACATGTGTGTACTGTCTTACATTATATTAGCATTATAAAACAGATATATGACTGGCCATTAGACACTGCATCATACGTCCATTAAACAGATGTGTTAGGATTGTTGATGCCTGGGAGTGCCAACTTAGCTCAGTGACAAGACTTTATTATACATATTGTAAGAGCACGCACACCCACCCAACCCCACTAATGAAAAATATTACTATTGTTACCTGTTATCCACTACATTACAGGGAAATGgcaaaatcaaaccaaatattAGAGCCCCACACTTAAATGTATACCTTCACTAATCCAGTAGAAACAGTAACATGGCGCCAGTGTGAGAAGTTTAAgaattaaattattttacataTAAATCAGGACCCAAACATGCTGTTGGTACGTTCTTTCAGTCTAAATTTATTTGCTTTGGTTTAGTGTGTAATTATCCTCATTTTATTTCAGTAAGGTTTCTGGTGGCTAACTGACATGCAGAGGTTTTACTAAACAGTGAGCAAACACAAGAGGGAGACAAATTACAAAACTGAGggtggacacacaaacatgtgctaTAATGAATGTACTACTATGAATGTTAGTGAATAGAAATGAACTCAGTTGAAGATGGTTTATGAACAGGGGATCagaaaaaagttaatttgcCCGTTAAAGACTGTTTATATTCAATTAATGACCAGTGGCAGGCTGGCAGCTAAACTATGCACGTATGAACTGCAATCAAAAAACTAAACTCCCAAAATGTGTTATATAATTACAAACAACATAAAGGCAGTGCAAAAATGACATGAAATCcatacatttaaatgaagatTCAACAATACAACAAATCAACAACATACAACCAATTACTCAACCCAGTctaaactagaagggcactcagtCAAGTCTAAACCTTCCTCAAGGCCCAagagtccccttatgaaaccacattataattcacaaaatctggatcatTATTTGGATCTATGACAAaattcacacactcagagatatcagtcccctaaacatgcctgattttctttcatcaagatcgaTGACTGATTGATTCTCTGAGAAGTCaacgaaaatgttgaaaaacaccataTCTCACAATATTatagaaagaggaggaaataatCAGAATCCGTCCCCTCATCCAGCTTTGCACCAAAATGGATCGGCCCAAACAGTATTTGTCTACAAGGTTTTGTGTCCATCCAATACTTTTTATGGAGAAAGACGGCCAGGTAGTGACATAggtaaacaaatgtttgacaAGTAGTATTTAGGACTACGGGCTGCTCCTCCAGGGCTGTCAGATTGTATTTGCTgcgatttattttatttgaacagaCAAAGATATTCATTAGGTTGCTGAAATAATCACTGCTGTATCGCTAGGGGACCACGAGGCAAGCCAACGCACTGCAACGAAAAAACAAAGACCAGACTGTGACAGCCATCTTTTATGCACCGCTGGTAAGCTGCATGACACAACCATGCAAACTAAACACCCactcatacacaacacacaatataGCATCTGTGTGAGGGTAATGAGAGGAGTGACCCCAGTGACCACATCTGGGCACACTGCTGCTGAGGAAATCATCTCTTAAGAAAAACACCGGTAGTCCAGCTTACACCCATGCAGCATAAGGTTGATTCACAAAAACATGGTGAACGCTTTCTTACAACCTGCAGAGGAGTTCAATGCTAAAACTAGCCCATCAGTGCTATCAACGGTAAAAACTAAATGCATGTTAGCAGAAAGTGGTATTTTAGTCAATGTATGGATGAGGGCAACTGAAAAGTAACCACTGCCAAACTACTTAAAAGACTTCAGTGATGGATGACAGTGAGAAAGCAGCATGCCAACATGCACCTATATAAGCCCACCATTCTGCCATTCCAACAGCCAAAGCAGAGCAGGACACTGCTGCAGTCCCGGTAGTTTGCTGGCCCCAACATGGCCCTGACGATCCCAAACACGCCCAACGTTCTGATAATTCAGAGGCTCAAATCCAGTGCTCTGCTTTCCCTGGATACAGCTCGCTGAAgcacaaaggaaagaaaaggagaagagaagcGATACAATCTCAGCTTAGGTCGTTAAGTAAAAAGAAAGAAGCGGtaagagagggaaaagagagaagaggaaaaaagtcATTGGCCACATCGCGATGAGAGGTGAGGCAGACACTGGCTGCTCGGTGATGCAGAAGAGACGGGAGTGAGCCGAGAGGAAGAGTCTTGTAAATCCTTGGCTGAGCGATGCAGGTCTGCTCTCTGTCActtcctctgcagacacacacgaacATGGACTCTAAAGACACACTATATACATGCACTTCACTCATGCTGCATTCATTTTTCAACCGACCACACACCCTGATTTGTGAAACCTTTTCATCTTGTCCATCTTTACGTCCCGCACCAATCACCGAGCAAGCAACCTTGACTCTTAGCATTTGcgtggaagagagagagtgagagaagggTAAAATGAAGTCAGCATGCATGTATTCATGAGAAAGAGCGAGAGGAATGGAAAGACAAGGGCTGTCTGGAGCTGTTTGTGTGCTAAACCACTTAAGTACCAAATGGGTGGATGAGTGCAttatgacagagagaaagagagagatagaggaagagagagacggTGTGGGAGGCAGAGAACAACATTTGTTTGGATCCTCTGCTTTGCTTCTATCCACCTCACACTCCTTTCATTCCTTCCTATTTGCTAAAATCCTCTTATGAGGACTGATCTGGTCTGGAAGTAAGAGTCAGACTGTGCCAACAACTCCTCTGATGAAGTGCTGttaaaaactacaaataaatacaagggGTTTTCCCCATTCCCCGCCCCTCTAAATCTGACAGAATGGGACAGTCTCCTCAGTATGATCAATGTGTCCCTCTTGATTTTTGTTGCTGTGAGAACGGCTGAtaggaaaaaaatgaattattcatCAAGAGCTGCACTTATCATCTGTGCAGTTAGCACACAATTTCCCACCACCAACAcaatcacacccacacataaaaacacaaatggacTTGCACAAAAACtcatttctttcccttcacagTAATCAGCCTGATTTTGTTATGCAAATGTTGGTTATCTACCTTTGCAAAGTGTCTTATAGGAGCCATTTAAAATGCTGCAATTATGACTTGTTCAAAATATATTAAACCACATTTCTAGCTGTTAGAAACAGAGATAAAACAAGTGTGGGGTATTCAATATTGGCTAAAACCTAAACTAAGAACCGAGTGCTGGACTCCAAGAGGCTGGATATTTAACTAAAGACCTGTTATTTAAGTCTATCTCACCCTTAATCTGACAAAAGCCAAGAggactgtctctgctctgtttatATGTGGTATTTTGCCTCCGGTGCTGGAAACCGGAAGTTTCTACTCTATTTCAGAGGAAAATAGAAAGTGTCCAATGTGTAAACGGGGAGGGGTCAGACAATAAATGCAGTTTTTGTTGTATTGTCCATTATAGCATAAACTTAGTCAGAAActtttctgtaaaatgtctgCAGACGTTCTTGGCTTTGCGCTTTTGTGTTAAATGCCTAGCAACACGAATGGCTTAAGGCTATACCAAATTGATAATTCATATGTTT
The genomic region above belongs to Pleuronectes platessa chromosome 4, fPlePla1.1, whole genome shotgun sequence and contains:
- the LOC128437701 gene encoding ceramide transfer protein isoform X1, which gives rise to MSEKSSSSGSDEDVDPESGQQAEHGGVLSKWTNYIHGWQDRWVVLKNNTLSYYKSEDEREYGCRGSLCLSKAVITPHEFDECRFDISVNDSLWYLRAEDPEQRLEWIESIELHKAESGYGSETSLRRHGSMLSLTSAASALSATSASSFKKGHRLHEKLSEMETFRDILCRQVDTLQKYFDSCADVVSKDEFHRDRVEDDDDDFPTTTRPDGGYNHNNNGSKEKLFAPASPKGMNGIDFKGEAITFKATTAGILSTLSHCIELMVKREDSWQKRLDKELEKRRRVEDAYKCAMHELKKKSHYGGPDYEEGPNSLINEDEFFDAVEAALDRQDKIEEQCQSEKVRISRPSSVTPGDAYSTIGTHRYANKPNSHSSSLSSVELISASDDIHRFSTQVEENVQNHMTYSLQDMGGDANWQLVIEEGEMKVYRREVEENGIVLDPLKATHSVKGVTGHEVCHYFWETDVRMDWETTIENFNVVETLSDNAVIVYQTHKRVWPASQRDVLYLSAMRKIMATNENDPDTWLVCNFSVDHDNALPTNRCVRAKINVAMICQTLVSPPEGDKEISRDNILCKITYVANVNPGGWAPASVLRAVAKREYPKFLKRFTSYVQEKTAGKPILF
- the LOC128437701 gene encoding ceramide transfer protein isoform X2, whose translation is MSEKSSSSGSDEDVDPESGQQAEHGGVLSKWTNYIHGWQDRWVVLKNNTLSYYKSEDEREYGCRGSLCLSKAVITPHEFDECRFDISVNDSLWYLRAEDPEQRLEWIESIELHKAESGYGSETSLRRHGSMLSLTSAASALSATSASSFKKGHRLHEKLSEMETFRDILCRQVDTLQKYFDSCADVVSKDEFHRDRVEDDDDDFPTTTRPDGGYNHNNNGSKEKLFAPASPKGMNGIDFKGEAITFKATTAGILSTLSHCIELMVKREDSWQKRLDKELEKRRRVEDAYKCAMHELKKKSHYGGPDYEEGPNSLINEDEFFDAVEAALDRQDKIEEQCQSEKVRISRPSSVTPGDAYSTIGTHRYANKVEENVQNHMTYSLQDMGGDANWQLVIEEGEMKVYRREVEENGIVLDPLKATHSVKGVTGHEVCHYFWETDVRMDWETTIENFNVVETLSDNAVIVYQTHKRVWPASQRDVLYLSAMRKIMATNENDPDTWLVCNFSVDHDNALPTNRCVRAKINVAMICQTLVSPPEGDKEISRDNILCKITYVANVNPGGWAPASVLRAVAKREYPKFLKRFTSYVQEKTAGKPILF